The following are from one region of the Sorghum bicolor cultivar BTx623 chromosome 2, Sorghum_bicolor_NCBIv3, whole genome shotgun sequence genome:
- the LOC8059726 gene encoding WAT1-related protein At5g64700 has product MDMDAKKPYAVAVIIQVIYTGMFVILKAAFNQGFNTFVFTFYSQAAACLLLLPVALLRERRNVKSMSFRLLSKLFLCALIGNTFSINVLNVALRYTSATVQSAISNAKPVATFCLALLLRMEVVKLRSQHGIAKVTGVALCLAGVFVIAFFTGPALSPVNHHRAFHNTGFASSHPRSRETWIKGTFLKLLGDTAWSLWIIFQAALVKEYPNKMLVTVTQGVFSTLQCFVVAAVAERDMSKWKLGLDMSLLAVVYNGFVVNGVCFYLQVWCMEMKGPVFLAIWFPLCLLLTMFSSSFFLGEIIHLGSILGGILLTGGLYSVLWAKSKENMTEPCSEANATDSAQDAKEEKTPDEENLNNCKGENAEKVSSDYAVERV; this is encoded by the exons ATGGACATGGACGCCAAGAAGCCTTATGCAGTAGCAGTGATCATACAAGTCATATACACGGGAATGTTTGTAATCCTCAAGGCCGCCTTCAATCAGGGGTTCAATACCTTTGTGTTCACCTTCTACAGCCAGGCAGCTGCATGTCTCCTGCTGCTTCCTGTTGCACTTCTTCGTGAAAG GAGAAATGTGAAGTCCATGTCGTTTAGGTTGCTGTCAAAGCTTTTCTTATGTGCCTTAATTGG AAATACGTTTAGCATAAATGTTTTGAATGTAGCACTCAGGTACACATCAGCAACCGTCCAATCAGCAATAAGCAATGCCAAACCTGTTGCTACCTTCTGCTTGGCCTTGCTATTAAG GATGGAGGTGGTAAAGCTGAGGAGCCAGCATGGCATAGCCAAGGTGACTGGCGTTGCCCTGTGCCTTGCCGGAGTTTTCGTCATCGCCTTCTTTACCGGGCCGGCCTTAAGCCCTGTAAACCATCACCGGGCATTCCACAACACCGGTTTCGCTTCATCCCATCCGAGGAGTCGGGAGACATGGATCAAAGGGACgttcctgaagctcctcggcgACACGGCATGGTCTCTGTGGATCATCTTTCAG GCAGCGCTGGTGAAGGAGTACCCGAACAAGATGCTTGTGACTGTGACACAGGGCGTCTTCAGCACACTGCAGTGTTTCGTTGTGGCAGCCGTGGCCGAGCGCGACATgtccaagtggaagcttgggctAGACATGAGCCTGCTCGCCGTCGTATACAAT GGATTTGTAGTTAATGGGGTGTGCTTCTACCTGCAAGTATGGTGCATGGAGATGAAGGGTCCCGTCTTCCTTGCTATCTGGTTCCCACTTTGCTTGCTCCTCACAATgttctcctcctccttctttctTGGGGAGATTATTCACCTTGGAAG CATTTTGGGCGGAATCCTTCTGACCGGAGGACTTTACAGTGTTCTGTGGGCTAAAAGCAAGGAGAACATGACTGAACCATGCAGTGAAGCGAATGCAACGGACAGCGCTCAAGACGCGAAAGAAGAGAAGACGCCTGATGAGGAGAATCTAAATAACTGTAAGGGAGAGAACGCAGAGAAAGTATCATCAGATTATGCTGTTGAACGAGTGTGA
- the LOC8059727 gene encoding uncharacterized protein LOC8059727, whose amino-acid sequence MHTIFGSTMATGRFAKDSSVPLGTQEESTDDWDNEVQRMEVQSGSGIGATQQDNAATSSATKATNPNKRDKGKKRARSDHDPLVAAIKWRSTKLAKAIKVAGKADNDVPADLYDNVMAFKGSFNETHLSFYHSYLVQHPHIARAFNSLSFEHKFNWVAKHIADNYPGQ is encoded by the coding sequence ATGCACACAATATTTGGAAGTACCATGGCTACCGGCAGGTTTGCAAAGGACTCAAGTGTACCTCTAGGTACACAGGAAGAAAGTACAGATGACTGGGACAACGAGGTGCAGAGGATGGAGGTACAAAGTGGTAGTGGTATAGGTGCAACTCAGCAAGACAATGCTGCAACTTCATCGGCTACCAAGGCCACCAATCCTAACAAGAGGGACAAGGGCAAGAAGAGGGCCAGGTCTGACCATGATCCATTGGTGGCTGCAATTAAATGGAGAAGTACCAAGTTAGCCAAGGCGATAAAGGTAGCAGGGAAAGCAGACAATGATGTGCCGGCTGATTTGTATGACAACGTGATGGCTTTTAAGGGTAGTTTCAATGAGACTCACTTATCCTTCTACCATTCCTACTTAGTCCAACATCCTCACATAGCTAGAGCGTTCAACTCCTTGTCTTTTGAACATAAATTCAATTGGGTTGCAAAGCACATTGCAGACAACTATCCTGGGCAGTAA
- the LOC8057937 gene encoding uncharacterized protein LOC8057937, which yields MRVGVSRRNSTDGAAPLGLGRFTCLAPYPFTSPITPPLRPTPPIPITATRPRHRAGRAWSAARVLPGPPCPPEALRPPVRREEPHPPVCLEETRLPGPPEASRRRPAGPPEAPRRPPVGPPGGTAPPLPEMNTRLKAFVFAAAAHWLLCVMAIVARPRKRKRVARREGITYAPIYERDRKRMEYLDDKIWRNNTTCLNMLRMNKARFFRFCKLFRDRGLLEDTVHMCVEEQVAMFLHTVGHNVRNRVIATNFGRSGETVGRYFNKVLHAIGELRDDYIRPPSLDTPPKIEGDTRWYPYFKDCIGALDGTHIRATIPKEMQHAFRGRYKHCTQNVLAAVDFDQKFTYVLAGWEGTTHGALVLRDALSREGGLRVPQGKYYLVDAGYGAKPGFLPPFRGVRYHLNEWGSNPVQNQKELFNRRHCSLRIIVEQAFGALKRRFKVLDDASTFFPYETQVDIVVACCIIHNWVIEDGSDEFNVPSDNDEDTQHTTYAGTASENACHYASF from the exons ATGCGGGTTGGGGTGAGCCGTCGAAATTCGACGGACGGAGCCGCTCCGCTCGGGTTGGGACGGTTCACGTGCCTGGCACCTTATCCCTTCACCTCTCCCATCACTCCACCGCTCCGACCGACACCGCCCATCCCCATCACCGCCACCCGGCCTCGCCATCGCGCCGGCCGCGCCTGGTCCGCCGCGCGCGTCCTGCCCGGTCCGCCGTGTCCGCCCGAAGCGCTGCGCCCGCCTGTCCGCCGAGAAGAGCCACACCCGCCAGTCTGCCTAGAAGAGACGCGACTGCCTGGTCCGCCCGAAGCGTCGCGCCGCCGGCCTGCAGGTCCGCCCGAAGCGCCGCGTCGGCCGCCTGTAGGTCCGCCAGGAGGAACCGCCCCGCCGCTTCCAG AGATGAATACCAGGCTCAAGGCATTTGTTTTTGCTGCTGCTGCACATTGGTTGTTGTGTGTCATGGCAATTGTTGCTCGGCCTAGGAAAAGAAAACGGGTTGCAAGAAGGGAGGGGATTACTTATGCACCAATATATGAAAGGGATAGGAAGAGAATGGAATACCTCGATGACAAAATCTGGAGGAATAACACAACTTGTTTAAACATGCTGAGAATGAACAAAGCACGTTTCTTTAGGTTTTGTAAGTTGTTTAGAGATCGTGGTTTACTTGAAGATACCGTTCATATGTGTGTTGAGGAGCAAGTGGCAATGTTTCTGCATACTGTGGGGCACAATGTCAGGAATAGAGTAATTGCAACCAATTTTGGTAGATCCGGAGAAACGGTCGGTCGTTATTTTAACAAAGTCCTTCATGCTATTGGTGAGCTACGAGATGATTATATTAGGCCCCCTTCATTGGACACTCCACCTAAAATTGAAGGAGACACCAGGTGGTATCCATATTTTAAG GATTGTATAGGAGCACTTGATGGTACACATATTAGAGCCACTATTCCAAAGGAAATGCAGCATGCTTTTCGTGGTAGATACAAGCATTGTACTCAAAATGTACTGGCAGCCGTAGATTTTGACCAAAAGTTCACGTATGTGTTGGCCGGATGGGAGGGGACAACACATGGTGCACTAGTTTTACGTGATGCTTTATCACGTGAAGGTGGCCTTCGTGTGCCACAAG GTAAATATTATCTAGTTGATGCTGGATATGGAGCGAAACCAGGATTTTTACCCCCTTTTCGGGGTGTACGATACCACTTGAATGAATGGGGGAGTAATCCGGTGCAAAATCAGAAGGAATTGTTCAACCGTAGGCACTGCTCATTGAGAATAATAGTTGAGCAAGCATTTGGGGCACTGAAAAGGAGATTCAAAGTTCTTGACGATGCCTCTACATTTTTTCCTTATGAAACTCAAGTTGATATTGTTGTTGCTTGCTGCATTATTCATAATTGGGTGATTGAAGATGGGAGTGATGAATTCAATGTCCCAAGTGACAACGATGAGGACACCCAGCATACCACATATGCTGGGACAGCAAGTGAGAATGCCTGCCATTATGCTAGCTTTTAG